In Fusobacterium hwasookii, a single window of DNA contains:
- the nadA gene encoding quinolinate synthase NadA, producing MKDRIKKLQKEKDVAILAHYYVDGEVQEIADYVGDSFYLAKTATKLKNKTIIMAGVYFMGESIKILNPEKTVHMVDVYADCPMAHMITIKKIKEMREKYDDLAVVCYINSTAEIKAYCDVCITSSNAVKIVSKLKEKNIFIVPDGNLASYIAKQVKNKNIILNEGYCCVHNLVHLENVIKLKNEYPNAKVLAHPECKEEILNLADYIGSTSGIIEEALKGGDEFIVVTERGIQHKIYEKAPNKKLYFADTLICKSMKKNTLEKIEKILLEGGDELEVNDEIAKKALIPLERMLELAGD from the coding sequence ATGAAGGACAGAATAAAAAAATTACAGAAGGAAAAAGATGTTGCAATTTTAGCTCATTATTATGTAGATGGAGAAGTACAAGAGATTGCTGATTATGTTGGGGATTCTTTTTACTTAGCAAAAACAGCAACAAAATTAAAGAATAAAACAATAATAATGGCAGGAGTATATTTTATGGGAGAAAGTATAAAAATTTTAAACCCAGAGAAAACAGTACATATGGTTGATGTCTATGCCGATTGTCCTATGGCACATATGATAACTATAAAAAAAATAAAAGAGATGAGAGAAAAATATGATGATTTAGCAGTAGTTTGTTATATAAATTCAACAGCTGAAATTAAAGCCTATTGTGATGTATGTATAACTTCATCTAATGCAGTTAAAATTGTAAGTAAATTAAAAGAAAAAAATATTTTTATAGTTCCTGATGGAAATTTGGCTTCATATATTGCAAAGCAAGTTAAAAATAAAAATATTATCTTAAATGAGGGATATTGTTGTGTACATAACTTAGTACATTTAGAAAATGTAATAAAATTAAAAAATGAATATCCTAATGCCAAGGTTTTAGCTCACCCAGAATGTAAAGAAGAAATTTTAAATTTAGCAGATTATATTGGAAGTACAAGTGGAATAATTGAAGAAGCTTTAAAAGGTGGAGATGAATTTATAGTTGTAACAGAAAGAGGAATACAACATAAGATTTATGAAAAAGCTCCTAATAAAAAGCTATATTTTGCAGATACTTTAATATGCAAAAGTATGAAGAAAAATACCTTAGAAAAAATAGAAAAGATTTTATTGGAGGGTGGAGATGAATTGGAAGTTAATGATGAAATAGCTAAAAAAGCTTTAATTCCTTTAGAAAGAATGTTAGAATTGGCAGGCGATTAA